A single window of Actinoallomurus bryophytorum DNA harbors:
- a CDS encoding helix-turn-helix domain-containing protein, translated as MIGSQPGGEAATTDIFGDHRGGPTVLRIVLGSQLRRLRERSQITCEEAGAAIRASHSKISRMELGRVRCRRRDVADLLTLYGVTDDDEQKGMLTLADRANEPGWWHSYSDILPNWFEIYIGLEEAASRIRTYEVQFVPGLLQTEDYARAVTLLGHPSAPGHEVERRVGLRMRRQSLLEAGDPPHLWAVVDEAVLRRPLGGKRVMRRQLEHLLEVTELPNVTLQVVPFARGGHAAAGGPFSILRFADRDLPDVVYLEQLTSALYLDKREDVDHYHMVMERLCIDAEPASEIQDTLTRILGDS; from the coding sequence ATGATCGGGTCCCAGCCTGGCGGGGAGGCGGCCACCACCGACATCTTCGGTGACCACCGTGGTGGCCCGACGGTGTTGCGCATCGTGCTGGGCTCTCAGCTGCGCCGGTTGCGGGAGCGGAGCCAGATCACGTGCGAGGAGGCCGGCGCCGCCATTCGTGCTTCCCACTCCAAGATCAGCCGCATGGAGCTGGGCCGCGTACGGTGCCGCCGGCGCGACGTCGCCGACCTGCTGACCCTCTACGGCGTCACCGACGACGACGAGCAGAAGGGCATGCTGACGCTCGCCGACCGGGCGAACGAACCCGGCTGGTGGCACAGCTACTCCGACATCCTGCCCAACTGGTTCGAGATCTACATCGGCCTCGAGGAGGCCGCCTCCCGCATCCGGACGTATGAGGTCCAGTTCGTACCCGGGCTCCTGCAGACGGAGGACTACGCCCGCGCCGTCACCCTGCTCGGCCACCCGTCCGCCCCCGGACACGAGGTGGAGCGGCGTGTGGGGCTGCGTATGCGCCGGCAGTCGCTGCTGGAGGCAGGCGACCCGCCGCACCTGTGGGCGGTGGTGGACGAGGCCGTGCTGCGGCGTCCACTGGGCGGCAAGCGGGTCATGCGCAGGCAGCTGGAGCACCTGCTCGAGGTGACCGAGCTGCCGAACGTCACGCTGCAGGTCGTGCCGTTCGCGCGGGGCGGCCACGCGGCGGCCGGGGGACCGTTCAGCATCCTGAGGTTCGCCGACCGCGACCTGCCCGACGTGGTCTACCTCGAGCAGCTGACCAGCGCGCTGTACCTCGACAAGCGCGAGGACGTCGACCACTACCACATGGTGATGGAGCGGCTCTGTATCGATGCCGAGCCGGCCTCGGAGATCCAGGACACGCTTACCCGCATCCTCGGCGATTCCTAG
- a CDS encoding DUF397 domain-containing protein: protein MYQAYNGISATYLQEASWLKSRVSNPSGNCVELAELPCGEIAIRNSRFPDGPALLYTRAEIDAFIKGAKDGDFDHMLA, encoded by the coding sequence ATGTATCAGGCCTACAACGGAATATCGGCCACCTACCTGCAGGAGGCCAGTTGGCTCAAGAGCCGTGTCAGCAACCCGAGTGGCAACTGCGTGGAGTTGGCGGAGCTGCCGTGCGGTGAGATCGCGATACGTAACTCGCGGTTCCCGGACGGTCCCGCCCTGCTCTACACACGAGCCGAGATCGACGCCTTCATCAAGGGCGCCAAGGACGGCGACTTCGATCACATGCTTGCTTGA
- a CDS encoding ATP-binding protein: MTKATLVRWSLGEFYDDAAVVVSELVTNAIRYGLRPGVGYPLRLVLVRYERQLVCMVTDPADAAPTMREPDWITETGRGLHIIEAMSRAWGWTPLLQGGKAVWASFSII, from the coding sequence GTGACTAAAGCCACACTTGTCCGGTGGAGTCTGGGTGAGTTCTATGACGACGCCGCGGTGGTCGTCTCCGAACTCGTGACGAATGCCATCCGTTATGGACTCCGCCCGGGCGTCGGCTATCCGCTGCGGCTGGTCCTCGTACGCTACGAACGCCAGCTCGTGTGCATGGTCACCGATCCGGCCGACGCGGCTCCGACGATGAGAGAGCCCGACTGGATCACCGAGACCGGCCGCGGCCTGCACATCATCGAGGCGATGAGCCGCGCCTGGGGCTGGACCCCGCTACTGCAGGGCGGAAAGGCCGTCTGGGCGTCCTTCTCCATCATCTGA
- a CDS encoding SAM-dependent methyltransferase has protein sequence MTGAARRALGDFNTTRPNIARMNDYFLGGKDNFAVDREAAEQLLAIAPEIQDIATENRRFLGRAVRYLAEHGIRQFIDIGSGLPSRRNTHEVAQKVAPDARVVYVDKDPVVISHGRAILANNERTVVVEGDILHPEDLVTHPQVRRIVDLDEPVAVLIFGALHFIPHSEDPFKCVAWMRDAMPPGSYLAISHVVFDTRPDAVDPIEDIYRGIFERPDAKAARNIEDVRRFFDGWDLIEPGLVYVRQWHPDNPLSARSAEKVWVVGGVARKA, from the coding sequence GTGACCGGCGCGGCGCGGCGGGCCCTCGGGGATTTCAACACGACCAGACCCAACATCGCCCGCATGAACGACTACTTCCTGGGCGGCAAGGACAATTTCGCCGTCGACCGGGAGGCGGCCGAGCAGCTGCTCGCGATCGCCCCGGAGATCCAGGACATCGCTACGGAGAACCGCCGCTTCCTCGGCCGGGCCGTACGCTACCTGGCCGAACATGGAATCCGGCAGTTCATCGACATCGGATCCGGGCTACCGAGCCGCCGCAACACCCACGAGGTGGCGCAGAAGGTCGCTCCCGACGCCCGTGTGGTCTACGTCGACAAGGACCCGGTCGTCATCTCCCACGGCCGGGCGATCCTCGCCAACAACGAGCGCACCGTCGTCGTCGAAGGCGACATCCTCCACCCCGAAGACCTCGTCACCCACCCCCAGGTCCGCCGCATCGTCGACCTCGACGAGCCGGTGGCGGTGCTCATCTTCGGCGCGCTGCACTTCATCCCGCACTCCGAGGACCCGTTCAAGTGCGTCGCGTGGATGCGGGACGCGATGCCGCCCGGCAGCTACCTCGCGATCTCCCACGTGGTCTTCGACACCAGGCCGGACGCCGTCGACCCCATCGAGGACATCTACCGGGGGATCTTCGAACGGCCCGACGCCAAGGCGGCGCGCAATATCGAGGACGTACGGCGCTTCTTCGACGGCTGGGACCTCATCGAGCCCGGCCTGGTCTACGTACGCCAGTGGCACCCGGACAACCCATTGAGCGCGCGGAGCGCCGAAAAGGTATGGGTGGTCGGCGGAGTGGCCCGCAAGGCCTAG